The Coffea arabica cultivar ET-39 chromosome 6e, Coffea Arabica ET-39 HiFi, whole genome shotgun sequence genome contains the following window.
atcacctcttcaaaCACCAACTACCATACTAGTATGTCCATGACCCCCTTTCAGGCCCTCTATGGATACAGACCTTTACAACTCACTCTATCACCTACGCAGACCCTAGCTGCTGCAGTGGAGGATTGGACCAGAGAAAGAGTGGACTGGAATACCTTACTCAAGGAAAACTTGTTGCAGGCACAAAATAGAATGAAGCAACTAGCTGACAAGGGTAGgattagggctgcaaacgaatcgagtcgctcgcgagcggctcgagtcgagctcgttattaatcgagctcgagccggctcgagtcaaactcgaactcgagctcgagctcagaatattaagctcgttagctcgcgagccggctcgcgagcttgggtatatatatatatttttttatttttatttttatttaataataaaattacgtatattatatttttatttttttattttttgtttttatagtaaaattacgtatatatccttaatattttattatttattaagaaaaaaatattattttatttttttttttaaaataaaataatttttttttattttttttcgagctcgagctcgagctcggctcgacttgattcgagtcgagctcgagctcgaaatttgccggctcgtcgagctcgagctcgagctcgagcttggtaaaatttagtcgaggctcggctcgattagctcaaatctcgactcggctcggctcgtttgcagccctaggtAGGATGGATAGGAATTTTGAGGAGGGAGATTGGGTGTACCTAAAGCTACAGCCGTATAGACAATCTTCTGTGGCTTTGAGGAGAAACCTGAAGTTGTCTGCCAAGTATTATGGACCCTGCCAGGTTGAGCAGAAGGTGGGATCAGTGGCCTATAAACTGAAGTTGCCAGTTGGATGTTCAGTGCACCTTGTGTTCCATGTTTCTCTTCTTAAGAAGTCTGCCAATGGGAGCCAAATCCACCCTACACCCCTAGAGGCAACTGTAGAAGGAGAGTTCAAGGTAGCTCCCAAGGCCATTCTGGACAAGAGAGTCATTTACAGGAAGGGTCAAGAGGTTGAGCAAGTGTTGATTGAATGGGAGAATTTGAATAAGGATGACTCCACTTGGGAAGACTGGTCCTTTATTCGAGTGCAATTTCCAGAACTGGATCCTAGAGGCTAGGATCGTTTGAAGGGGGGAACAATGTTGTGTCCCGGTAAAATCCAAGAAGAGCATTCATCAGTTGTGCCAGGCTGGCATCCTAGCTGGAGGAGTTAGTTAGAGAGAATCTTTTTTGTTAACTGGACGTTTctgcatgcaattaagcacagTCTTGTATAAATAACCGAAGGATGTGTTGGTTCAACAGCTTAGAGATCAATTTCATTCTTATTCCATTTCAGATcatattctctctctctctctctctccctctttctctctTCCTCAGATCTGTTctacttctttttttccttgctCAGGAAGTTAACCACAACAGTCTGATCATTATACAGCAATTGGAAAATAGTGTTCCATATAAAACACACAAATCTCGTTAAATTAAAACTAACTTTTGCTGTTgattcttctcttttcttgtttAACCTAGGAGTAAATCGCCACAACCCAAAAGTATAGTATTTCATCACTCCTCAAGAGTTCATCAAACTTTCCCTTGTATTTGTGTGAAATTTAGTTTAGAAATTTATGCACTTTGTGTGCTTTTGTACTACATTCATCGATATAACAAAAACGTATACTTTATATCCACTAACATTCTGCAAAAATGccataaaaatacaaaaaaaaaaagattaaaaaaaactgATGCTTAAGCTTTATGGTACTGTACAACACATCTCGACTCTCTCCATTACCCTTCATTAACTCCACTATCCATATCCTCGTACCATTATAATTAGCCCATctcttccttccccctcccaCTCCTGCCACCTCTTTCCTCCTCCTTTACCTCTCTGGTCTCGACCTTTCCCCCTCCATTTTCCCCATTGCGACGTTGCCCCCTGGGTTGCAGGGTGAGGGGGAAAAGAGAGGAGGGATTAGAGGAA
Protein-coding sequences here:
- the LOC140009982 gene encoding uncharacterized protein, coding for MDRNFEEGDWVYLKLQPYRQSSVALRRNLKLSAKYYGPCQVEQKVGSVAYKLKLPVGCSVHLVFHVSLLKKSANGSQIHPTPLEATVEGEFKVAPKAILDKRVIYRKGQEVEQVLIEWENLNKDDSTWEDWSFIRVQFPELDPRG